The region ATCCCACAGCTTTTAAAATACTTTTAGCAATGGCTGTACTTATTCCCTCACAAAGGAGGGCTGCTTTAAATGCCACGTATCCACCGCCGAATCCAGAAATAAGTTTTCCAGCAGAATGGCCGGCATGTCGGTTTCTCGAAGAACCGAAAAATCGGCTTCTTTTTGCCTCTGTCCCGTAGACTATACGAAGCATAAAACTCCATGATAGATGCGTGTATGATACGCTGAATGTCGCCGGTTTTGGTATGGCGGAATCCTGGATAAATATAACTCTCGAACCCTTCTCCTCCACCGGCTTATGATGGAAAGATACAAACAGATCGGCATTATGAGCATTGGCCATGCTGGTTCGCTCGCTTAGTCCCACAAAAGTATCCTCCGTCCTGACGTTCCGGGGTCATATCCTCCGTGGCCGGCATCCAACACAATCACTGTCATAAAAACACCTCCCTTTTTTCTTATAAAGA is a window of Lentibacillus cibarius DNA encoding:
- a CDS encoding N-acetylmuramoyl-L-alanine amidase; the protein is MGLSERTSMANAHNADLFVSFHHKPVEEKGSRVIFIQDSAIPKPATFSVSYTHLSWSFMLRIVYGTEAKRSRFFGSSRNRHAGHSAGKLISGFGGGYVAFKAALLCEGISTAIAKSILKAVG